From one Luteolibacter sp. SL250 genomic stretch:
- a CDS encoding PQQ-dependent sugar dehydrogenase, which produces MKVTEINKLGQPLAVMLPMIMLGTLSWAQGEQPKPTIAKIEGNIFRPAKLQPTDAMMENLKIAEGFEITAVAEGLQAPRMLALAPGGGIYVTRRAPFNDVHLIRDADGDGVLEVKDRLVTLPDVHGIAVRDGKVYLAAIRDLYVADIAGDGTFSEMRKLCDDLPDAGQHPNRTIEFSPEGELFLSVGSTSNDAPEPNKESATMLKVSLDGKKREIYATGLRNTIGFAWHPINKRFYGMDHGIDWLGDDSQREELNELKPGLNYGWPFVFEDGKHNPSRDPAETTGKTRAEYAAECEAPVGTYTAHSAPMALLFPTAKFFADEVAGDGLVTLHGSWNRGTASGYEVVRVRLGKDGASATFHPFISGFFLENEKGQFGRPCDLIEDRDGSVLMSDDSGGRVYRIKRK; this is translated from the coding sequence ATGAAAGTCACTGAGATCAATAAACTAGGGCAACCTTTGGCCGTGATGCTCCCCATGATAATGCTGGGAACTCTGTCGTGGGCCCAGGGTGAGCAGCCGAAGCCAACCATCGCAAAGATTGAGGGGAACATTTTTCGCCCCGCGAAGCTGCAACCCACTGATGCGATGATGGAAAATCTCAAAATCGCCGAGGGATTTGAAATCACTGCGGTTGCGGAGGGTTTGCAAGCACCTCGGATGCTTGCACTCGCACCCGGCGGTGGCATCTATGTCACCAGGCGCGCTCCTTTCAACGACGTGCATCTCATCCGCGACGCGGACGGCGATGGGGTGCTGGAAGTTAAGGACAGGCTGGTGACCTTGCCTGATGTGCACGGCATCGCGGTCAGGGACGGGAAGGTCTACCTTGCCGCCATCCGTGATCTTTACGTGGCCGACATTGCCGGTGATGGCACCTTCTCCGAGATGCGGAAGCTGTGTGATGACCTGCCAGACGCAGGCCAGCATCCGAACCGGACCATTGAGTTCAGCCCCGAGGGCGAGCTGTTTCTTTCTGTTGGCAGCACGTCCAACGACGCGCCTGAGCCGAACAAGGAAAGCGCGACCATGCTGAAGGTGAGTTTGGACGGAAAGAAACGGGAGATTTACGCGACCGGTTTGCGCAACACCATCGGTTTCGCCTGGCATCCCATAAACAAGCGTTTCTACGGTATGGACCATGGAATCGATTGGTTGGGCGATGACTCCCAGCGGGAGGAACTAAACGAACTGAAACCCGGGCTGAATTACGGCTGGCCTTTCGTGTTTGAGGATGGAAAGCATAATCCGTCGCGCGACCCCGCGGAAACGACTGGCAAGACCAGGGCAGAGTATGCAGCGGAGTGCGAAGCACCGGTCGGCACCTACACAGCCCACAGCGCTCCGATGGCGCTACTGTTTCCCACCGCAAAGTTCTTTGCCGACGAAGTGGCGGGTGACGGATTGGTGACCCTTCACGGCTCATGGAACCGGGGCACGGCGAGCGGATACGAAGTCGTCCGCGTTAGGCTGGGCAAGGACGGAGCGAGCGCCACATTCCACCCATTCATATCCGGATTCTTTCTGGAAAACGAGAAAGGTCAGTTCGGCCGGCCGTGTGACCTGATCGAAGACAGAGATGGATCGGTTCTCATGAGCGACGATAGCGGCGGTCGCGTCTATCGAATCAAAAGGAAATGA
- a CDS encoding MOSC domain-containing protein yields the protein MTTAEEGHAGVWDQVKLGKIYISGGHDYWGRQGAGRLQNGIRDVEEVECVAGKGLVGDRYFGYRQDFKGQVTFFEEEVVEEIRAHFKLPKLPASVFRRNLIVSGVRLGEWLGKRFVFQGIEFEGSQECRPCHWMDRVVEDGTERFMKEGFRGGLRAKVISGGLLRVRV from the coding sequence ATGACGACCGCGGAGGAAGGACACGCCGGAGTGTGGGACCAGGTGAAGCTGGGGAAAATCTATATCTCCGGCGGGCATGACTACTGGGGCAGGCAGGGCGCGGGCCGCCTGCAGAACGGCATCCGTGATGTGGAGGAGGTGGAGTGCGTGGCGGGGAAGGGGCTGGTGGGGGACCGCTACTTCGGCTACCGGCAGGACTTCAAGGGACAGGTCACGTTTTTCGAGGAAGAGGTGGTGGAGGAAATACGCGCTCACTTCAAGCTGCCGAAGCTGCCCGCGTCAGTGTTCCGGCGGAACCTCATCGTTTCCGGCGTGCGGTTGGGGGAATGGTTGGGAAAGCGGTTCGTGTTCCAGGGCATCGAGTTCGAGGGCAGCCAGGAATGCAGGCCCTGCCACTGGATGGACCGCGTGGTGGAGGATGGGACGGAACGCTTCATGAAAGAGGGCTTCCGCGGAGGACTGCGCGCGAAGGTGATTTCAGGCGGGCTGCTGAGGGTCCGGGTATAG